The sequence TATTATTCGTATCCTCTACAGACATGTGAATTTTTGAAAAcactatttatttcatttcagggTGCTTATGGTATCGCAATATGTGTAGTTACTTTCTTTGTGTCTTTTGGATTGTCGGCGATGATTGAAGTACCTACGACAATATTCTTACGAACACTCAGTACATAGTATGGTAGTCCTCGAAGAGCACAAATTACTTTATTGCAGTTTATTGCGGGGCCATAAAGGGCTCGCAGGAAGGTCTTGTACGAAGGAGCCAGCTAGGCTCTTTAGATAGAAAAAGGTTAGGTTTGGTTATGTTAGTTAGCCAAAAAGTACTAAAAAAAAAGGCCTGAATGGCTTTAgtcaatgaaaaataattatttatttcatatcttGAAAAGAAATATGTTTCTGGCAGTCTGGAAGGCCTTAATCAtccagaaaatattaatattaaactatTTATCGACTCTTCAGAGCTCTGTATACTACCAGGTATACAGTACAGGACCTTCGTGCGGGCCCATTATGGCACCCGCCATAAAGTAATTTGTGCAGTTCATGcacgatatttaaataaaatttatattttaaaattctaaaattgtatttttcatttacacGTCAGTAAGTTTCtcttacggataatctctgcgacgaagaaactctgcgagatcagGTATTCAAATCCCTTTGAAACTACTACAGTAACCATGCAGTACGTTGTTTGCTGTTAGGCACTATTATTAACGTTGCAGTCCGCCCCCATTTTTTCGCGTTCGTTAAAACCGAGAAAGACTAGATTCTTGCTTTGTGGAATCGAAACTAAACTCTCTTAATTCAATTCactttaaaattgtaaattagtGCTGAgtgtaatgaaagggttaaaaaaataaTCGCCAAGAACGACACAAAAGTattgtatttttcacgagagagtaGTACTTACATACCATTGGATGAACGAACTTTGGTTTTGTCTGCGCATGTTGGCTCTGATTGGTTCTGCCACGCTCCGCTACCAAGGTAACACGCAAGCGCCGTACGGCTGCATGTCGTCACTAGCCGTGCCGAAGTAAAAGTGGCAACACCgtgggagtccggtctgaatatatcaacacctaccctactctatctgcctcccggattCCCAGATtcccagccaatcaacgtcgtcagactctcggctactctctggacttcacataacctctttggtttcgttccaataatttcgcatgtttcaaagtttttattaacttatatacacgtttatcaattcttaaatgtttcaatttgatccaaagatggtttcattttgcttcatacctaaattttcttgaaaccactgtaaatatttcaaatatcatgcttcacaacaccaaattACTTCGAGAGTACACTGAATTGCAGTGAaattggctacaaattcactaacacattcacaccgcAGCGTCGGTGAACCGATCTCGCCatcgactcaccgacgcggcgtgaatgtgtagggaatttgtagccaacttcactgcgacaagttcaatgcaactccgatgacaagaagtctcgcgggaCGGAAGAGGGGCAAGAGAAGATACTATGCACACATTAACCGACCCCTTAGTTTCACACGAGCCTGATTAGTAAATGTAACCGcgtcgaccaatcatacgtcacggCCGACGTCACGTGTGAGCTGAAGTAGGGCGCGACCAATCAGACTGCGCTATTCTCAtgggacttcttgtgatcggtggacagtacAATACTGACAATTCGTATCGTCGCGAATCGCGACAGTGCTGCTGTTTAATGTTTAATAGAGAGGAATGCTATGACGAGTTGATTAACCATGCTTGTATCAGTTTATTTGagcataaaataataaatgaacgatattttttatttaatccttAAAGGCAAAGTCACTTTTGCTATACGGATTGTAATTCAATGacaattatttacaaatatacaTGTTATTGAGCAACTGATCAAGGTATACATTGTTCCTATGCAACTTGCAGATGTTCTATAACCTAATATTTTACAACATTTTAGAGTATTACGCGTTTAATAAACAAACATTACTAATTTTAAACTGAAGAAACATAAAATTCTTCGAAGTAAGCATAGAAGTATTCATCGCGTGTCAAATGTGAGAATTAATTCAAAAAACAGAGGTTATGattaagaagagaagagaagatggTTGAGTGTTACAACCtgaatgtttctttttaaaatcaCTTATTAAGTCTCATTAAATCACCTGTGTATTTGCGCCATTAAGATTGCAATCATGTCAGGTAAAGGAAAACAAAGTTCTAAGAAAGCTATTGTTAAAGTGAGAGAATCTGGGAAGTCCTCTACGCTTGTACAATCTTCAACGCTTAATTCAGATACAAGTACAGAGAGCACAGAGACTACATTGTCCTTACCAATTTTAAAAATTGCCGATAACAGCAGGCTTCTTCCAAGGTACAGTAGCATTCTGCAACGCACCGCGGAAGAAGGCGTGGGTATGGAAGACCTCGATACGTTGCAATTAGAGTTAGAAATGCTTCTCTCATCGGTGGTTGTAAGACATCGTATGCTTCAAGAGGAAATAGCAAATTTATCTTCAGCGGAAGAACGTAGAGATAAAAGGTCTAAAAGTGGGAAAGGTCTTTCTcttctcgacaaaaaagtcagagaagaaaaattcaaaCCGAAAGAAGTCAATGCGAAAACACAGTCACCTCTTCCAGCAAAACTGTTTAAACAGAAAGCTATTGCCAGTACGAATTCTCAAGTCATTCCAAATGTACATGAAATTTCAAGAATCGAAGGTTCCAAGTCAGAATCACCAAAGTTACTATTACCAAAAAATGACACCCCCAATAAATTTTGGGCATCCGTCGATCCGTATTGTACAGACATTATGCCCgatgatattaaattattagaagAATTAATCGCCACTCATAGCGATGTTAGCGACTTCAAAAAGATTCCTCCGTTGGGTCGGCATTACAGTTTAATGTGGGCGCACAGTGATTTGCTGCAAGAAGAGGATGCGGCAAACCCAAACAGGGATAAGAAGAAGAATCGTTCAGACGTGTCCCTTTTGGTAGCAAAGAATGATAGGAAAGCTCATAGTATAGCGGGGCCTCTTACTCAAAGACTGGTATCTGCTTTGCTAGAGGAGAATGTTTACGTAGCGAATAATAATGCGGATAATAAGCTATTCAGGGACAGCGATCCCCCTGTCTTAAGAGATCTTACTATTCAAAATTCCATTAATTTAGAATTAAGGATGCATAAAGAGCTCGTAGAGCAAGGAATTTTAGAACCGGATGCACAAAAGAAGTGTCAGGAAGACGATGAAATTCTAGCAGAAATTAAAAGATGTCAGCAAGAACTTACTGCGCTTTCTAATCACAACGTTACACAGTTGAAGAGGCTGCTGAATTTAGCCCAAGAGGAGAGCAAGCGACAagcgttgaaaagaaaaataagcacTGCTGACAACGAAGTGATAGAACATTACAAAAAACTTATGTTATCGAAACAAAGAAAAGTACCATTAACAAAGAAGGAACAAGACAAGGCATGGGCGTGTCTTAGGGAAAGAGAAAATCTGTTAGATCAACTGAATATGTTACCGCATAATAATGTAGGAGAACCTATAGGTTTTGGCACTactacaaattaatttaaattttttttactctATGATTAAGAAGATTATAATATCATGATAAagctatataaaaaaaatttaattttcaaagcaAACAGTGCACTTCTTTTACACTACAGTAATAAGAATTTCTTTGACCATTGTCACTCGACTTATATTTcttattcaataaatatatagtTTAAACTACGGCTatgattcatttttatattaaacgtCAAACTGTTCTTGGGATAGGTATACTAGTATACGTATTtggttgaaaaataataaagacccaaattatattctattttacttttattcaaCTTAAAGTATAATACCAACATTGTTCAATGAAATTGTAACAAGATATATGTATAACTGAAGTTTTCTGCGAGTAGACATTTTTCAAAAAGTTATAATAATTTCactaacataaaaattatcaagcAGAATCGGTTTTCAATTAGAGACGtgtgcaaaaatatttttagcttAAGGAAAAGGTTGTTCAAAAAGAATCATTCATATGATCAATAATAATTTCACGACAA comes from Osmia lignaria lignaria isolate PbOS001 chromosome 8, iyOsmLign1, whole genome shotgun sequence and encodes:
- the Ada3 gene encoding transcriptional adaptor 3 — protein: MSGKGKQSSKKAIVKVRESGKSSTLVQSSTLNSDTSTESTETTLSLPILKIADNSRLLPRYSSILQRTAEEGVGMEDLDTLQLELEMLLSSVVVRHRMLQEEIANLSSAEERRDKRSKSGKGLSLLDKKVREEKFKPKEVNAKTQSPLPAKLFKQKAIASTNSQVIPNVHEISRIEGSKSESPKLLLPKNDTPNKFWASVDPYCTDIMPDDIKLLEELIATHSDVSDFKKIPPLGRHYSLMWAHSDLLQEEDAANPNRDKKKNRSDVSLLVAKNDRKAHSIAGPLTQRLVSALLEENVYVANNNADNKLFRDSDPPVLRDLTIQNSINLELRMHKELVEQGILEPDAQKKCQEDDEILAEIKRCQQELTALSNHNVTQLKRLLNLAQEESKRQALKRKISTADNEVIEHYKKLMLSKQRKVPLTKKEQDKAWACLRERENLLDQLNMLPHNNVGEPIGFGTTTN